The proteins below are encoded in one region of Amycolatopsis magusensis:
- a CDS encoding AAA family ATPase: MLTTLAVENYRSLRDLVLPLSRLTVVTGANGSGKSSLYRALRLLADAARNGAVAALAREGGLPSTLWAGPEVHGRAVREGRSPVQGTRRDKPVGLRLGFSGDEFGYALDLGLPVPGETAFNLDPEFKREAVWHGPVLRTATLLADRAGPMVRTRDQTGAWAEDRHRIGLTDSMLSEFADPRACPELLVVRERIRSWRFYDHFRTDAGAPARQPRIGTRTPVLDHDGGDLAAALRTIQESGDADALATAVDDAFPGSELTVASTDGRFELRFHQDGLLRPLSAAELSDGTLRYLLWVAALLSPRPPELLVLNEPETSLHPELLPALAALIATAAKEAQIVVVSHAQPLVRALEQISDEAAPLELEKELGATILSGQGRLDRPSWYWPKR, encoded by the coding sequence GTGCTGACGACCTTGGCCGTGGAGAACTACCGGTCGCTGCGAGATCTGGTGCTGCCACTGTCCCGGTTGACCGTGGTCACCGGGGCGAACGGCAGCGGTAAGTCCAGTTTGTACCGCGCGCTGCGCCTGCTCGCCGACGCGGCGCGCAATGGTGCCGTGGCAGCGCTGGCACGGGAGGGCGGGCTGCCGTCGACGTTGTGGGCCGGGCCCGAGGTGCACGGCAGAGCGGTCCGCGAGGGTCGCTCGCCGGTGCAGGGCACGCGCCGCGACAAGCCGGTCGGGCTGCGGCTCGGCTTCTCCGGGGACGAATTCGGCTACGCGCTCGATCTCGGCCTGCCCGTGCCCGGCGAGACGGCGTTCAACCTCGATCCGGAGTTCAAGCGCGAAGCCGTCTGGCACGGCCCGGTGCTCCGCACGGCCACGCTGCTCGCCGATCGTGCCGGGCCGATGGTGCGCACGCGTGACCAGACCGGCGCCTGGGCCGAGGACCGGCACCGCATCGGGCTGACCGACAGCATGCTCAGCGAGTTCGCCGATCCCCGCGCCTGCCCCGAACTGCTGGTGGTGCGCGAGCGCATCCGGTCGTGGCGCTTCTACGACCACTTCCGCACCGATGCCGGCGCCCCGGCGCGGCAGCCGCGCATCGGCACGCGGACACCGGTGCTCGACCACGACGGCGGCGACCTCGCCGCCGCGCTGCGGACCATCCAGGAGTCCGGTGATGCCGACGCGCTGGCCACCGCGGTCGACGACGCGTTCCCTGGCTCGGAGCTGACCGTGGCCAGCACCGACGGCCGGTTCGAGTTGCGCTTCCACCAGGACGGCCTGCTGCGCCCGCTCAGCGCCGCCGAGCTGTCCGACGGCACCCTGCGTTACCTGCTCTGGGTGGCCGCGCTGCTCAGCCCGCGGCCGCCGGAACTGCTGGTGCTCAACGAACCCGAGACCAGCCTGCACCCCGAACTGCTGCCCGCGCTGGCCGCGTTGATCGCCACCGCCGCGAAGGAGGCGCAGATCGTGGTCGTCTCGCACGCGCAGCCGCTGGTCCGGGCCTTGGAACAGATCTCCGACGAGGCGGCTCCGCTCGAACTCGAGAAAGAACTCGGTGCCACGATCCTGTCCGGGCAGGGCAGGCTGGACCGCCCGTCCTGGTACTGGCCGAAGCGTTGA